One region of Triticum aestivum cultivar Chinese Spring chromosome 6B, IWGSC CS RefSeq v2.1, whole genome shotgun sequence genomic DNA includes:
- the LOC123137194 gene encoding uncharacterized protein — MAGKGAKATAAKAAEKEKGKKAPGSRSSRACSQEEPAPKKDVYQLFAEKVRDNKQLESRWAVMQETRVEYFRGKDFTTFIKNHPEVGEILGPDKDMEAEDIVNTLLIKNLVIRCDRVWKTVRPGKKKLSSWPAHLEIHQEQVFTENDGFYAWMFLKRRTLWQTILSFIWPVFALAVCLFPVYPYQCKIVVLYSCAGALLFIVSLLLLRAAIFGVLWVLLGKRVWFFPNINAEETTFRELVRFWPVKDEGEQPKWTSRLFYATVALLVILLLRHHAPDEAARARYQKKVSNIIDDVLEWSPKLALSGMMDKHTEDNATETSNYTSHATTSTEESTDAAEDEDADETQGAADDTRTRSSEI; from the exons ATGGCAGGGAAGGGCGCCAAGGCGACGGCCGCCAAGGCGGcggagaaggaaaaggggaagaagGCCCCCGGCTCCCGCTCCTCCCGTGCCTGTTCCCAG GAGGAGCCAGCTCCAAAGAAAGATGTGTATCAATTGTTTGCTGAGAAGGTTCGGGATAACAAGCAGCTGGAATCGAGATGGGCTGTGATGCAAGAAACTCGTGTTGAGTATTTTCGTGGAAAAGATTTTACTACCTTCATCAAGAATCATCCAGAAGTTGGGGAAATTTTAGGGCCGGATAAAGATATGGAAGCTGAAGATATTGTCAACACTTTGCTTATCAAGAACCTCGTAATAAGGTGTGACCGAGTTTGGAAAACTGTGAGACCAGGAAAGAAAAAGTTATCATCCTGGCCTGCTCATTTGGAGATACATCAG GAACAAGTATTCACTGAAAATGATGGTTTTTACGCTTGGATGTTTCTCAAAAGACGGACCTTGTGGCAGACGATTCTTTCATTTATCTGGCCTGTCTTTGCGTTGGCAGTCTGCTTATTTCCAGTTTACCCATACCAATGCAAGATTGTGGTACTGTACTCTTGCGCTGGAGCTTTACTGTTCATTGTGTCCCTGCTTTTAT TAAGAGCTGCCATCTTTGGCGTACTATGGGTTCTTCTTGGAAAACGGGTGTGGTTCTTCCCCAATATAAATGCAGAGGAGACCACATTTAGAGAACTCGTTCGGTTTTGGCCTGTGAAGGATGAGGGAGAGCAACCAAAGTGGACGTCAAGACTTTTCTATGCTACTGTTGCCTTATTGGTGATATTGCTGCTTAGACATCACGCTCCAGATGAAGCAGCTAGAGCGAG GTACCAAAAGAAGGTTTCTAATATAATTGATGATGTCCTTGAGTGGTCTCCGAAGTTGGCTCTGTCTGGGATGATGGATAAACATACTGAGGATAATGCGACAGAAACTAGTAACTACACCAGCCATGCCACAACGAGTACTGAAGAATCTACAGATGCAGCCGAGGATGAGGATGCAGATGAAACCCAAGGTGCTGCTGATGATACGAGAACAAGATCTAGTGAAATTTAA